TTTGGGTAACCGGTTGAGAATTTCGAAAAAGTTACAGTCCAAATAATTTGTGATCGAAAAGCTGCAATAACCTCATAGACCAATTACGTACAGTTAGCCCAGTTGATATCGTTACCGGAAATTTGTAAAATTCGATTTTTGTGGTTAAAATCTGCAAAATTTATAGACTTCatagcctttttttttttttttttttttttcaacttgtCTATAAAGtcataaacttttaaaatagtttaattttccCCGTAAACTTATGTTCCATGAAAAGTCATGGATTTTACCAGACTATGTAAAATTCTCATCCGACCCGACCCGATAAATTTCCGACACAAACTTATCCTACGTGGCGGATGCGTGACTTGACAAAACTCCCCTATGATTGTTTCTCTTCTATCTTTGCAATCTCTGTTCTTGGACTTATCACAAACATACAAGTAGcacaaatgaaaacatacaAACCAAATTCCACAAATCGAATTCAACATACAAATCGGCATAAACATACAAATCGAATTCCACAAATCAAATTCAGCATAAAAGTAGCATTAAATCCACAATTTAAATTGAACCTTAAATTTGTCATTTGACAAGTCACGCCTCTGACGCCACATATGATAAGCTTGTGTTGAAAATCTATTAGGTCGGATTGAATGGAAAATTTACATAGCCCGGTAAAATTCATTACTTTTCATGCAACatttaaagttcatgggaaaaaacaaactattttgaaagttcatgactttatACACAATTTGCCCTTATTTTAATCTTCACGGAAGAGTTGGTTTTTTAGGAGGATCATCTAAACTGAACTGCATTTGATCGAATTATATGTTAAGAAACAATAAGCTTGAAATTGCACCACATATAACATGTCATAACCGAGATGACATATAATTCTAGTTTAGAATTCATATACTACGAAGTACCGGCCGCCTGCAATAATTAGCTCCCCTttcatgaatgaaaaaaattatactattatcaaaaaccaaaaatacgaAATTTCAAATGGAATCTATTACACAATCTGGAGGAGAATCTTGTACAATACTCTGTATGAAAATTTTCCATGATTCAATACAACAAACACAAACCCCTCGATTGTGAGGACTAGGACATTCACTTCAAACTAGACATATCGATCTTGTAAGCTTGAAAGATGAAACCACCAATAATTCGAATGGTACTTCAATATCACTAAACTACAACATATGTATACTTAGcacatgtttggtagggtAGATAACTCCTCTAGATAGTTATCTACCCTACCAAAcatgctttttagtatattaaacTTTAGTATGTAAAAAAGCTCTTGATCTAGCAGTTTTACTAACTTCAAAATGTTGGTTATTCTCTCAACCTTGTTGCTCCATCCACTACAACTTGCTATGTGAATCTGGTCCTGCAAAATAGTCATAGAAAGTTGAGACTGATTACATAATTTCCTCAAATGTTGTCCCACTGAATAGAATGAACAACAACTTGATTATTctacataatcatgcatatctacaggtttttttaatttcgaaGTCATGCTCTAATTTCATATGAATTCTATGTAACATATGACGTGTATATATGGTACCatcaaacttaaaatatttaaataagataaaacagcatagtaaaatatgaatggGACATTTGACAGTGTGAGATTTTGATTTCATTAAGGAGGACTATGAAATGATTTAGAAAATTGAACTCATGGGTCGGACACAGTGGAAAAGGTCATCATCGGCGTTAGAAGACAAAGGCAGCGTGAAGCCGTCCCTTGCAATGAACAAAACTGAACCCTAGCCTCGAAGGATTAAGGCTGAGATGCCGCACCATGTGATCGACGGCAACTCCAAAGACTGAATTTTTAAAGGAGTTTTCTGGTCCTCATAGGTCGTCGGTAGGGTCCCGACGCTTGACTCCACCTGGACCCATCATTAATGGAAGCcagtatatatacaaaatgcaATATACTATAGAAATAGACACAACTTCACACAACTTCTACATCATAGTGTGGAAAAAAAGTTGCACAAAGAAATCACAAGCTAAATCATCTAATGCAGAGCTGTACAATATCTTCAATGTCATGATACTCATGAAAATCAAAAGTACTCTACCAAACTTACAGTGATTCACGAAAATGAATTTAACAATAAAAGCACTGAGAACTTTCACAAACatatatcatttcatatttatactAGAAACTTAGAGGTGACTCTGATGACATTTCAGGAaaatatttgtagttttttaatactatcaatttttaagtttatatGCGGTGTcaagaaaatgtttttttcaattctatcGATTTCATAAATTAGAGCAAACTTTTGAAAGTTTTAACAACTTGTTTTgcttatgaattattttgtaagGGACTAAAAATGGTCATGACCTCAGACAAAACTATAAAATACTTACAAGCACAGCTTTTATATTTGAAGAGTTTGGCTTAATTCATGTCCTTGAAGGTCATAGGAAACAGTAAACATATATGTTCGACAGAGCCCAACTCATATTAAGTTTGaatattaaaacttaattcagtcaataaaaaaagagaggcTTAACTGCAGTTTAAGGGTTGATAAGAAGAATCAAGCTAATATATTGGCCTAAATTCAATTAAGTGTTAAAGTATCCTTTTAGACTAGATTGCACTAATCCTAGTCAAGCAATACATAGCTACCTTTCACCTTTGCGTGCCTTGcattttctatataaaaatatttccatatatCCTTATTTTCtcctatttttattgattttcacATATTTTGACACTATCTCAtgttataataaaagaaagcacaatcaatattcaagaaaccaaaatttttataaacaaatGCTTCTATTCAACAccatgaaagaaaaaatatcactTATTATAAGAATGCAGTTATAATAAAAATCTtgaatgtgtatatatatagagatgtAATCAAGTCATAATTAcacatttttactataaatatacaaCAACGATTAAGTAATTGGATTTGAAGATTACCCTATATGTTTCACGTAACAACCTGTTAATATTGTTAACTTTAATTGATAATGGACAAATGGTAATTGATAAGTATGTCATTCTCCATAATTTCCAATTATGgtatagtttaaaattttgctCATTATATTTAGTTACCttaatttcacaatttcataataaagataatattttgatttgtaatGAGAAAACTCTAATACTTTAATGAGAAAATTGTAGCTGTatactttattgattaatctTATAGTTATGAATTATgatgatataattataacatCACGATATAACATAGATGTGAGTTAGGGGAGGCAGATTTATCACCTTAAATTTCACACCTTCCATAATATTCGCTATcttaatatagtagtatgatttGTAAGACATTATTAACCTTTGATCAAATGaatatgataaattgataatatgGTCTTTGTTTTGCACTAATAAGGTTTATTATTCTGATTCCTTATATCTTATGGTGAGTCTGTGTATCTCTTTCTTATTATTGTACCGTACATATAAATTCATTGAATCCTTAGTAGGATTGTTTactgaattaaaaaaaagcatCACCTCCAATATTTTCACATACAAAACTAATAGATACACCATCCGGTCTCTgggtcattttttcatttttggaagatctctcatagttgagtcatttccatatatatagtaataataaacaCTTTCTTATCACTATTTCTTTACTCTCTCtaatttattcactttctacATTATTCTGTCTACTTTTTTATCcatcttacttttttttttatctaactACTTAACGCAATATACATTCTTTTCTTAAattccgtgccgaaaagtttcgcctcaactatgagggaacagAGGGGgtataaaaataagactcaCATGTTCCTAACTTTTtaaactcacttttcattatagtatttcttaaaacatgttccgggtcaaagtgtgacgTTTAATGACaggcggagggagtaaaataaatttagtatttGATATCACGTCCGATACAGTAATAAAAAGGGACTTACAAATTCATTATAGGAAGGAGATTCATTTGATCTGTCACATACTACATGTTTAGGTTTCATACTACTATCTATTAGGACTATAGATTTAGTTTGGAAATTAGACAATGTTACTTCTTCTTTATCTAAAACATTACTCTATCCATCGGCCATTACTTGTCCCtagtttcatttttggttCTCCCACCAAAGCTTCTCTGTGTTTACTTTTCACTACTTTGAGAAATTAATACTCTAATAAATTAACTTTTCACTAACGTTTTccactcaattttatttacatatcTTAAAGCTCGAGTTGATTCAACTAGTAACAAGTAATGACAGACAAGGAAGAACAACATTACTCTTATAATGGATGAGGATAGCTGAGCTTCcccatatatgaatatttcaCGCACATTTGGAAACAAATAGCATGGAATacctaataaaaaagtgaagaatctatacatatatatctatattcaCACACACTTACACTCACAAATGAATCTCATGCTCCCTTCTTGCACAATAGTGGAGacagttttattttttttcagacaattttagaaaaattatgttaaaaaataaaaaaagttagagagatggagagagaataaagtgagtgagaagaaatgtgacgatttttatttaaaaaaggaaatgactccaatactataaaatatactaaaatgataaaatgactccactgctactatggaacggagtgCCTACAAAAAATGAAGGTAAGAGACAGAAGGAGACAAATACTAACAACTAtagtatactccctccgtccaccatttaaagagCTATTTATGACTCagtatgagttttaagaaattgtttaacttcatgaaaaaaagtaaaaggagaAAGTGAGTGAACGTGAGactcatttaaaatattaatttatattgaattgtaaatataaaaaattaatagaatatgaggtccGTATATTAAAAGTGGTATAAAGTAAATGGTTCTATAAATTgttaataaactaaaatggcATAAGGTTCTTTAAATCTAAATTGAGGATGGAGTGAGTATATAGATATGGTACTGtacttattaaataaaaatatcattaatttaaattccCCAATTCAAGGAAAACCGCAGACATTGTATGCGTTGAACTGACATTCATGTCCCAGATCCCAAAGGCCCCAAAACAAGTACTACTAGTTTATTAACCATaataaatatctaattttaattccagATGAATTACTGCATCGTTTTTAAAATGCCTCTTCTCAACACTAGCAAGACTCAATCAATCTTAGCTGAATTAGGGTTAAGTTGTGTAGGGTTTCAGGAATTACAGAGTATTcttaaatggagtatatattcaatcaatcaatcgaTCTTGTGGTCCTGCCCCCtccctttctttctctctcccaaATCTATATATTCACCCAAGTTTTAGTTCCAACTTTCAAAGCTTTTGCAGACACCGGATTGATGTTTCTCACACACCACTTGTCGCTTTCCAAACCTCAATATCGTGTTTCAATAAcataaaaagagagagagagagagaaaattaattacCTTGTTTGATTCAAGCGGGCAGCTCGGGATTGCtttcattcaattttctccttttcttcttcttcttattattAAAAGGAATCCCTCTGGCCTTGGACTGGCAGTCCTTGACCTCGCGCAGATACACTCGAATCGCTCCATTTCCGAAGGGGTTGGACTCGGGAGATCCGCCGTTCTCGTCGTAGGCGGCCCTCAGGCGCCCGATGAGGGCGTCCAGGCTGCCCCACGCCTGCCTCAGCGGGCAGGTGCAGGGCGCGGGGGGTTCGGGCTGCCCGAAGAAGGGGCAGCCATGCATGTGAACCTTAGTCTTCCCGAACTGGTCGAGGTATCTCATGAATTCCACCACGTGGCTGCAATTGAACTCAGAGAGGGAAACCGGCGGCCGATGATTCTTCAGATACTGCCCGAACGTGTTCCAGTCCCTCCTCTTCTGCGCCTCGTACCGGCTAATCGGTGCCGGGTTAATGTTGCTGCTTTGACCGCTCCAGGAGTCATTCATGGCTGTTTTTGGTATAATTTGGAAATGAAGAAGgtgaaacaaaataatggaATGGTTAAgactttttatgatttatttatcattactTATTTTGATGGGACATTTTGTGGGACCTATTGCTAGATTGCTATGTGCATGCATTAATTTTCAACGTCTGTTTATAAATGCACCAGGAtagttatcatttttttactatattttatcttgattttgattattagGGATTGTGTAAAGCATGATTAGTTTGGTACTGTGTGAATATTATTATGGGTTTGTACATCCATGAATTTATGATTGCGTCTGTGACCGGAGATCAGTCGCTGCAACTTTGTAAcaaccaatgttttaaaaattggacCGATGGACAAACTTGGTGTAGTCACAATTAGCCAACTATAGCAACACCcgtatatttaaataaatagtacgAGTACGGTATACtacgaaaataaataaaatcgaaGTATAATTGAACAAAACATTATAAGCATAAAAATTGAGCATTCGTGCCAAGAAATATCATTAGTCCTACAATATAACTGCCctattttcattgtaattgagtcatttttttttattttagtagtagagtcatttacttgttaaaaaaaaaacacatttttctcactcttactttattctctctaaattttcatctctcatactttattttctttatattttatatttaatacactCTCTgtccactaaaaatgaaacattttttttttgagttgttccattgaaaatgaaacgtttcctaaaatggaaacaacatcatctctacttttttatctctcttactttattctctcatcttttaaCTCACCAAATAATACTACATCAAATCTCGTGCTGAAAAGCAAAATTCAATTCTAGtgggaacagagggagtattttatacacatttttcttaatctttgtgTCTGAAAGAAATTCTTACACTACTATGGGACGAAGAGGGTACATAATGGAATAAGAACTTTATAATCACATTCGCAGAGTCCAAGATGATCGGCATAggttctttattgctatcgcatgatagtttattttttcatgcattttcattttgtcaatatgaaattttcCACCCATATATCTGAAGCAATAGTCATTCGTACTGCTTCGGTATGTTTCTCAATACTGCCCTGGGCTAGGTATCATATAAACAGATGCGGGGGCAGAAATTTGGATTGCTGGAACATATTGTTATTACTTTGGTAtcttttaattagttttgggCCTGATTATTCTAACTACGTTTGGGTCTCGTGAAGATAGTTTGGGTCAATAGAATAAATTAGCTACACCgctctaatttatttacttggACCATGTTAAGTAAGAGATTGAGAGGGATCTCAAGTGGAGGGCTGGAGGCAATTCATGCATCTTCATCTTCCCTTAGTTGCAACTTGCAGGGCTATCTTTAATCTCTATCCACGTATTTCCTTTGTATTAAATATTCACCAAGTGCTTAATTAATGTGTTGTTTCTTCCATTTCTGCACGTACCACATCGTGGCCAAAAACTTACTATTTGTTCAATTATGGTGACAACACTAAGTTTACAGAGCcttgattttatgttttctagatcattatataattaattatttgaatgtCTCAAAATATTATGGAATTTTCTGGAGactaaattagaatttaatgtactgaataaaatacattaattaactTCAAATCCAgtgttaattatatttacgAGGAAAAGACACTCAAGACTCAAGAGTAATGCTTTTTAAGAAAACTTAATTCccaattattttgttgatatattgGAATCAACTTCTTAATCTGTCTCATTGTATTTTCActacaaaataattacttaTTTTCTAGGGACACAAAAATAAGACGCAATTACTtgcattgaatttttttaaaaaaataacaataatttatgatGTAAAAGAAAGcgttataaataaatgacaaattaacttaatcttttgattttttttatgatactTCCATTTGTGtcttctaattttagttgagacATTAACAATAAAGATGTTTTTTTAAGTGTTGGTGGTacatttaaaaacataaattaaccatgtttattacttttaacaatatttataaatagtagtattattatttttaattggttaaatttgagaattttgaatttgtttttttttgttgaagtaTTAATGTTATGGATAATTCATTTATCTATCTATATAAGTCCTCTTTCTTTTAAGATTAATATtgagaaattatataaaaatatgatttttggaggttgttaaatttttgtaagttaagtttaatatgttttgaatttagaaaacagaattaattttgatgatgtACTCATGCATATCACGGGCATGAAATAATTACTTTCAAAGAGTGAGCATCAAATTTAGtccatataataataaaatacattttaCCGCTGATAGGTCTgaacttgaaataatatcgCCACAAATCtattaaaatgcaaaatattatttgaagttttttttttctattttacccTTAAGCCTCTAAAGAgcataaatatcaaatttctcTGCCttttctctcctctctcctctcactttatatttttagctGTCACCTCTTTTCACATTCTCTATAGTATGTTACTCAATTTGGTCTTAGAAgtcctattttttaaatggcattaaaaattatttgactttataaataaaattggtagaaaaagttaatagaatgtgaattttcttttatatatgataataaaatgtgaataaagtaaattagtggaatatatagTTTACTTGtcaaaaatagtactactccataagtaaaatgagacttctaacAGTGACCaaacaaaaatggcaaaataagtTAATAAGACGTCTAATAGAGACCGGAAGGAGTATGTATAgcaatttgaaaattttaacataattatttatttacttaatttaaataatatataaatatttaaaaatatgttttattcattcaaataatatgttttcaaatttcaacgattatatactaaataaaatatatattttcccattattttatttaatatcgatattaataattatttataataaatctatatataattaaaataaatattttctatccaaaatatgtatgcaaaatatgaataataaagaTATGGCGTcctcaattaaaataattaaggtaaataaatttgaattagaGCCGGTCctaatatgcaaataatgagGTTTCCCAGCCAAATAGCTTGCCCAGCTTGCTACTTTTGGaatcttgatttaaattatcaGTTACTCTATATAGTAATCTTCGTTTTCGTCTTATCCCACTAATATCtttgtcccttaaaaatagatcacATTTGCCATTTAGGGATgtcctttaaaaatagaccaattttatttaataattttttttctctaatgaggcgagtctcattctccactaacaatagtACTCCgatcactatttttttcaatatctctcttactttattaaattatgcattcaattttttgtcaattcaaatgttgtttattttttatggaagcagagaatataaaatttaaataaagttttaatataCTTAAGTATATATGGTTTTTGATGCTACTATTGAGATGATGCTTAGAAGTGTAGTTGTTAATTGATATACACAAGTCATGCTTTGTCTTTCaaactttaaataaaattatgctaaaaaatataaagatgatCTATCAAATAAGTTTTAATCATTAACACGACAAGTGAGAT
The genomic region above belongs to Salvia hispanica cultivar TCC Black 2014 chromosome 3, UniMelb_Shisp_WGS_1.0, whole genome shotgun sequence and contains:
- the LOC125210981 gene encoding protein LIGHT-DEPENDENT SHORT HYPOCOTYLS 10-like; this encodes MNDSWSGQSSNINPAPISRYEAQKRRDWNTFGQYLKNHRPPVSLSEFNCSHVVEFMRYLDQFGKTKVHMHGCPFFGQPEPPAPCTCPLRQAWGSLDALIGRLRAAYDENGGSPESNPFGNGAIRVYLREVKDCQSKARGIPFNNKKKKKRRKLNESNPELPA